In Streptomyces ambofaciens ATCC 23877, a single genomic region encodes these proteins:
- a CDS encoding response regulator, producing MTDRTIRVLIADDQMMVREGFSVLLNAMPDIEVVGEAVNGREAVGKVRELAPDVVLMDIRMPELNGIEATREIIAADGTSKVLVLTTFDLDEYVYQALRAGASGFLLKDASARQLADGVRVVAAGEALLAPSITKRLITEFSKLSDGPRLMPQAQAAYGELTDRETEVLVLIAQGLSNAEIAGHLVVAESTIKTHVSRVLVKLGLRDRTQAAVFAYEARLVTPG from the coding sequence ATGACCGACCGCACGATCCGCGTACTGATCGCCGACGACCAGATGATGGTGCGCGAGGGCTTCTCGGTCCTGTTGAACGCGATGCCGGACATCGAGGTCGTCGGCGAGGCGGTCAACGGTCGCGAGGCCGTCGGCAAGGTCCGTGAACTCGCCCCCGACGTCGTCCTGATGGACATCCGCATGCCGGAGCTGAACGGCATCGAGGCGACGAGGGAGATCATCGCGGCGGACGGCACGTCGAAGGTGCTGGTGCTGACCACCTTCGACCTCGACGAGTACGTGTACCAGGCGCTGCGCGCGGGCGCTTCCGGCTTCCTGCTCAAGGACGCCTCGGCCCGGCAGCTGGCCGACGGGGTGCGGGTGGTGGCCGCCGGTGAGGCGCTGCTGGCCCCGTCGATTACCAAGCGTCTGATCACCGAGTTCTCGAAGCTGTCCGACGGCCCGCGGCTGATGCCCCAGGCGCAGGCGGCGTACGGGGAACTGACCGACCGGGAGACGGAGGTGCTGGTGCTGATCGCGCAGGGTCTGTCGAACGCGGAGATTGCCGGGCACCTGGTGGTCGCCGAGTCGACGATCAAGACGCACGTCAGCCGTGTCCTGGTGAAGCTGGGGCTCAGGGACCGCACCCAGGCGGCGGTCTTCGCCTACGAGGCCCGCCTGGTCACGCCGGGGTGA
- a CDS encoding cytochrome P450: MTALSDLAFDPWDPAFVADPYPAFAELRSRGRVHYYEPSDQWLVPHHADVSALLRDRRLGRTYRHRFTHEDFGRAPHPPEQEPFHTLNDHGMLDLEPPDHTRIRRLVSKAFTPRTVERLKPYVCGLADDLVDRLVAAGGGDLLRDVAEPLPVAVIAEMLGIPESDRGPLRPWSAEICGMYELNPSEETAAKAVRASLDFSDYLRGLIAARRKEPGEDLISGLIAAHDEDDRLTEQEMISTCVLLLNAGHEATVNATTNGWLALFRNPDQLAALRADHSLVPSAVEELMRYDTPLQLFERWVLDEIELDGTVLPRGAEVALLFGSANHDPAVFTAPDRLDLTRRDNPHISFSAGIHYCIGAPLARIELAASMRSLLERAPALRLAAEPRRRPHFVMRGLEELTVET; encoded by the coding sequence ATGACGGCTCTCTCCGACCTCGCGTTCGACCCGTGGGACCCGGCGTTCGTCGCCGACCCGTACCCCGCCTTCGCCGAGCTGCGGTCCCGGGGCCGGGTGCACTACTACGAGCCCAGTGACCAGTGGCTCGTCCCGCACCACGCGGACGTGTCGGCGCTGCTGCGCGACCGTCGCCTGGGCCGGACCTACCGGCACCGTTTCACCCACGAGGACTTCGGCCGGGCCCCGCACCCGCCGGAGCAGGAGCCCTTCCACACGCTCAACGACCACGGGATGCTCGACCTGGAGCCGCCGGACCACACCCGCATCCGGCGCCTGGTGTCGAAGGCGTTCACGCCGCGGACCGTGGAGCGGCTGAAGCCGTACGTGTGCGGGCTCGCGGACGACCTGGTGGACCGGCTGGTGGCGGCGGGCGGCGGCGACCTGCTGCGGGACGTGGCCGAACCGCTCCCGGTGGCCGTGATCGCCGAGATGCTGGGCATCCCCGAGTCCGACCGGGGCCCGCTGCGCCCGTGGTCGGCGGAGATCTGCGGGATGTACGAGCTGAACCCGTCCGAGGAGACGGCGGCGAAGGCGGTCCGCGCGTCGCTCGACTTCTCGGACTACCTGCGCGGTCTGATCGCGGCCCGCCGCAAGGAGCCCGGCGAGGACCTGATCTCGGGTCTGATCGCGGCCCACGACGAGGACGACCGTCTCACCGAGCAGGAGATGATCTCGACCTGCGTCCTGCTCCTGAACGCCGGTCACGAGGCCACGGTGAACGCCACGACCAACGGCTGGCTGGCCCTCTTCCGCAACCCGGACCAGCTGGCGGCCCTGCGCGCCGACCACTCCCTCGTCCCCTCCGCCGTCGAGGAGCTGATGCGCTACGACACCCCGCTCCAGCTCTTCGAACGCTGGGTGCTGGACGAGATCGAGCTCGACGGCACGGTCCTCCCCAGGGGCGCCGAGGTGGCGCTGCTGTTCGGCTCCGCCAACCACGACCCGGCGGTCTTCACCGCCCCCGACCGTCTCGACCTCACCCGCCGGGACAACCCGCACATCTCCTTCAGCGCCGGTATCCACTACTGCATCGGCGCCCCGCTGGCCCGTATCGAGCTGGCGGCGTCCATGAGGTCCCTGCTGGAGCGGGCGCCCGCGCTGCGGCTCGCCGCGGAGCCGCGGCGCAGGCCCCATTTCGTCATGCGGGGGCTGGAGGAGCTGACCGTCGAGACGTAG
- a CDS encoding ABC transporter permease yields MTAASTTTTAGSAARPRPGTGRTDALAGTGTLIRFALRRDRVRLPVWIAALLLGTLSTADSYAELYSAPEDRANAVKTMSSPAGLAMTGPRHYLDDYTFGAMLGHQMLGFVAVLVGLMSVLVIARHTRAEEETGRAELLRSAVVGRHAHLAAALAVALLANLVLALLLALGLTGLGIEGVGASGSLLYGACHAAVGLVFAAVAAVTVQVTAHARGATGMALAAIGVAYVLRAAGDSGPVGALSWLSPIGWTQRTYVYVDDDWWPLLLCLALAVACAAAGFVLSTRRDVGAGLRPERLGAPHASDALGTPLGFALRLHRGMFAGFGAGLFLMGAMYGSILGQADDMLKDIDQIQEALERLGGSSMAESFAAMIMVVVTAVAAVYVVMTALRPRTEETAGRAEPLLATALSRERWVGGHLAVAVGCGTLVLLLAGLGMGLAGAASTGDAVLVPELIGAALAYAPALWVTAGVATVLFGWSPRASAAAWAVPAYAFVVGYLGQILRFPGWMNNLSPFGHVPRLPAADMEWTPLLVLTAVAAGLVWLGLAGFRRRDLETK; encoded by the coding sequence ATGACCGCCGCGTCGACGACGACCACCGCCGGGTCCGCGGCACGCCCCCGGCCCGGCACCGGCCGCACGGACGCGCTGGCCGGCACCGGCACGCTGATCCGCTTCGCCCTGCGCCGCGACCGCGTCCGGCTCCCGGTGTGGATCGCGGCGCTGCTCCTCGGCACCCTGTCGACGGCCGACAGCTACGCCGAGCTGTACAGCGCGCCCGAGGACCGGGCCAACGCGGTGAAGACGATGAGCAGCCCGGCGGGCCTCGCCATGACGGGCCCTCGCCACTACCTGGACGACTACACCTTCGGCGCCATGCTCGGCCACCAGATGCTCGGCTTCGTGGCCGTCCTCGTCGGCCTGATGAGCGTCCTGGTCATCGCCCGGCACACCCGCGCCGAGGAGGAGACCGGACGGGCCGAGCTGCTGCGCTCGGCCGTCGTCGGCCGGCACGCCCACCTCGCCGCCGCCCTCGCGGTCGCCCTCCTGGCCAACCTGGTCCTCGCCCTGCTGCTGGCCCTCGGTCTGACCGGCCTCGGCATCGAGGGCGTCGGCGCCTCGGGATCGCTGCTGTACGGCGCCTGCCATGCCGCCGTCGGCCTCGTCTTCGCCGCCGTCGCCGCCGTCACCGTCCAGGTCACCGCCCACGCGCGCGGCGCCACCGGCATGGCTCTCGCGGCCATCGGCGTCGCCTACGTACTGCGGGCCGCCGGCGACAGCGGCCCGGTCGGCGCCCTGTCCTGGCTCTCCCCGATCGGCTGGACCCAGCGCACGTACGTCTACGTCGACGACGACTGGTGGCCGCTGCTGCTCTGCCTCGCCCTGGCCGTGGCCTGCGCGGCGGCCGGGTTCGTGCTCTCCACCCGGCGGGACGTGGGCGCGGGCCTGCGGCCGGAGCGGCTCGGCGCTCCGCACGCCTCCGACGCCCTGGGCACGCCCCTCGGCTTCGCCCTGCGGCTGCACCGCGGCATGTTCGCCGGCTTCGGCGCGGGCCTGTTCCTGATGGGCGCGATGTACGGCTCGATCCTCGGGCAGGCCGACGACATGCTGAAGGACATCGACCAGATCCAGGAGGCCCTGGAACGCCTCGGCGGTTCCAGCATGGCGGAGTCGTTCGCCGCGATGATCATGGTGGTCGTCACGGCGGTCGCGGCCGTGTACGTGGTGATGACGGCGCTGCGGCCCCGGACCGAGGAGACCGCGGGCCGTGCCGAACCGCTGCTCGCCACCGCCCTGTCGCGCGAGCGCTGGGTCGGCGGTCACCTGGCCGTGGCCGTGGGGTGCGGCACGCTCGTCCTGCTCCTGGCCGGCCTGGGCATGGGCCTCGCGGGCGCCGCCTCGACCGGCGACGCCGTCCTGGTGCCCGAGCTGATCGGCGCGGCCCTCGCCTACGCGCCCGCCCTGTGGGTCACGGCCGGGGTGGCGACGGTGCTCTTCGGCTGGTCCCCCCGGGCGAGTGCGGCGGCCTGGGCCGTGCCCGCGTACGCCTTCGTCGTCGGCTACCTCGGCCAGATCCTCCGCTTCCCCGGCTGGATGAACAACCTCTCCCCGTTCGGCCATGTGCCCCGGCTCCCGGCCGCCGACATGGAGTGGACCCCGCTGCTGGTGCTGACGGCCGTCGCCGCCGGACTGGTGTGGCTGGGCCTGGCGGGCTTCCGGCGGCGGGACCTGGAGACGAAGTAG
- a CDS encoding ABC transporter ATP-binding protein, with the protein MTKAISVSGLHKSFGRTRALDGLDLTVEAGEVHGFLGPNGAGKSTTIRVLLGLLRADSGAAQVLGRDPWSDAVDLHRRLAYVPGDVELWPQLTGGEAIDLLARLRGGLHRRRRAELVERFGLDPTKKGRAYSKGNRQKVAIVAALASDAELLLLDEPTAGLDPLMEVVFQDVITEAKAAGKTMLLSSHILAQVEKLADRVSIVRLGRIVQSGTLGELRHLTRTTIEAETERPVTGLDTLPGVHDLRTSDGRVHFAVDGTEVDGAVRKLTEFGIRSLVSHPPTLEELMLRHYDDALPAADRHGVTHNGAGGVQGGVR; encoded by the coding sequence ATGACGAAGGCAATCAGCGTCTCCGGGCTCCACAAGTCGTTCGGCCGGACGCGCGCGCTGGACGGGCTCGACCTCACCGTCGAGGCCGGCGAGGTCCACGGCTTCCTCGGGCCCAACGGCGCCGGCAAGTCCACCACCATCCGCGTCCTGCTCGGCCTGCTGCGCGCCGACTCGGGCGCCGCGCAGGTCCTCGGCCGCGACCCCTGGTCGGACGCCGTCGACCTGCACCGCCGGCTCGCCTACGTTCCCGGCGACGTGGAGCTGTGGCCCCAGCTCACCGGGGGCGAGGCCATCGACCTGCTGGCGCGGCTGCGCGGAGGGCTGCACAGACGGCGCCGCGCCGAACTCGTCGAACGGTTCGGTCTGGACCCGACCAAGAAGGGCCGCGCGTACTCCAAGGGCAACCGTCAGAAGGTCGCCATCGTCGCCGCGCTCGCCTCGGACGCCGAACTGCTGCTCCTCGACGAACCCACCGCGGGCCTGGACCCCCTCATGGAGGTGGTCTTCCAGGACGTCATCACCGAGGCCAAGGCCGCGGGCAAGACCATGCTGCTCTCCAGCCACATCCTGGCCCAGGTGGAGAAGCTCGCCGACCGGGTGAGCATCGTCCGGCTCGGCCGGATCGTCCAGTCCGGCACGCTCGGCGAGCTGCGGCACCTGACGCGCACCACCATCGAGGCGGAGACCGAGCGCCCGGTCACCGGCCTGGACACGCTGCCCGGCGTCCACGACCTGCGGACCTCCGACGGCCGGGTCCACTTCGCCGTCGACGGCACCGAGGTCGACGGCGCGGTCCGCAAGCTCACCGAGTTCGGCATCCGCAGCCTCGTCAGCCATCCGCCGACCCTGGAGGAGCTGATGCTGCGCCACTACGACGACGCCCTTCCCGCCGCCGACCGGCACGGCGTGACGCACAACGGGGCGGGCGGCGTTCAGGGGGGCGTGCGATGA
- a CDS encoding GbsR/MarR family transcriptional regulator yields the protein MRAAEEPAGTAERERDTERDPEAVSKFVEGFAAQLVEAGMQRMPARVFAALLASDSGSLTSAELGERLQVSPAAVSGAVRYLSQQHMVAREREPGSRRERYRVHSNQWYEALTSREAILKRWESALREGVASLGAGTPAGRRMAETLAFFEFVDGEIAAMMERWRVHREERFGLE from the coding sequence ATGAGGGCAGCAGAGGAGCCGGCGGGGACGGCGGAACGCGAGCGGGACACCGAGCGTGACCCCGAGGCGGTGTCGAAGTTCGTGGAGGGCTTCGCCGCCCAGCTCGTCGAGGCCGGGATGCAGCGGATGCCGGCCCGTGTCTTCGCGGCCCTGCTGGCCTCCGACTCGGGATCGCTGACCTCGGCCGAACTCGGCGAACGGCTCCAGGTCAGCCCGGCCGCCGTCTCCGGTGCCGTCCGCTACCTCTCGCAGCAGCACATGGTCGCGCGCGAGCGCGAACCCGGCTCGCGACGGGAGCGCTACCGGGTGCACAGCAATCAGTGGTACGAGGCTCTGACCAGCCGCGAGGCCATCCTGAAGCGGTGGGAGAGCGCGCTGCGCGAGGGCGTCGCCAGCCTCGGCGCCGGGACCCCGGCGGGCCGCCGGATGGCCGAGACGCTGGCGTTCTTCGAGTTCGTCGACGGCGAGATCGCGGCGATGATGGAGCGTTGGCGCGTGCACCGGGAAGAGCGGTTCGGGCTGGAGTGA
- a CDS encoding adenylosuccinate synthase yields MPALVLLGAQWGDEGKGKATDLLGGSVDYVVRYQGGNNAGHTVVVGDQKYALHLLPSGILSPGCTPVIGNGVVVDPSVLFSELSGLNERGVDTSKLLISGNAHIITPYNVTVDKVTERFLGKRKIGTTGRGIGPTYADKINRVGIRVQDLYDESILTQKVEAALDAKNQMLTKLYNRRAIAVEQVVEELLGYADKLRPYVADTVLVLNQALDDDKVVLFEGGQGTLLDIDHGTYPFVTSSNPTAGGACTGAGVGPTKISRVIGILKAYTTRVGAGPFPTELFDEDGEALRRIGGERGVTTGRDRRCGWFDAVIARYATRVNGLTDFFLTKLDVLTGWEQIPVCVAYEIDGKRVEELPYSQSDFHHAKPVYEMLPGWSEDISKAKSFSDLPKNAQAYVKALEEMSGAPISAIGVGPGRDETIEINSFL; encoded by the coding sequence GTGCCCGCACTTGTGCTGCTCGGTGCTCAGTGGGGTGACGAAGGCAAGGGAAAGGCGACGGACCTGCTCGGTGGTTCCGTCGACTATGTGGTGCGCTACCAGGGCGGCAACAACGCCGGCCACACGGTAGTCGTGGGCGATCAGAAGTACGCCCTCCACCTGCTCCCTTCCGGAATCCTGTCTCCCGGCTGTACGCCGGTCATCGGTAACGGTGTCGTTGTCGACCCGTCGGTCCTGTTCTCCGAGCTGAGCGGGCTGAACGAGCGCGGCGTCGACACGTCCAAGCTCCTGATCAGCGGAAACGCGCACATCATCACGCCGTACAACGTGACCGTCGACAAGGTGACGGAACGCTTCCTCGGCAAGCGCAAGATCGGCACCACCGGCCGCGGCATCGGTCCGACCTACGCCGACAAGATCAACCGTGTCGGTATCCGCGTCCAGGACCTCTACGACGAGTCGATCCTCACCCAGAAGGTCGAGGCGGCGCTCGACGCCAAGAACCAGATGCTCACCAAGCTCTACAACCGGCGCGCGATCGCCGTCGAGCAGGTGGTCGAGGAGCTGCTGGGCTACGCGGACAAGCTCCGCCCGTACGTCGCCGACACCGTCCTGGTCCTCAACCAGGCCCTCGACGACGACAAGGTGGTCCTCTTCGAGGGCGGCCAGGGCACGCTCCTGGACATCGACCACGGCACGTACCCCTTCGTGACCTCGTCGAACCCGACCGCGGGCGGCGCCTGCACCGGCGCCGGCGTGGGCCCGACGAAGATCAGCCGGGTCATCGGCATCCTCAAGGCGTACACGACCCGCGTCGGCGCCGGTCCGTTCCCGACGGAGCTGTTCGACGAGGACGGTGAGGCCCTGCGCCGCATCGGCGGCGAGCGCGGTGTCACCACCGGCCGCGACCGGCGCTGCGGCTGGTTCGACGCGGTGATCGCCCGTTACGCCACCCGCGTCAACGGCCTCACGGACTTCTTCCTCACCAAGCTCGACGTCCTCACCGGCTGGGAGCAGATCCCGGTCTGCGTGGCGTACGAGATCGACGGCAAGCGCGTCGAGGAGCTGCCGTACTCGCAGTCCGACTTCCACCACGCGAAGCCGGTCTACGAGATGCTGCCGGGCTGGAGCGAGGACATCAGCAAGGCGAAGTCCTTCTCCGACCTGCCGAAGAACGCCCAGGCGTACGTCAAGGCGCTGGAGGAGATGTCCGGCGCCCCGATCTCCGCGATCGGCGTGGGACCGGGCCGGGACGAGACGATCGAGATCAACTCGTTCCTCTAG
- a CDS encoding DUF3515 family protein, producing MRIGNPLPVGLRRKPSVRMWIWLTVALVAVAGGLRYVDSHRVSAAPHADHAKCDEVVSRLPDDIPGASRDWTLGEGVAAWGGRSAVFRCGAEELPPNINLCVTVDGVDWVLDEERLQRDGVSVLRTYGRSPAVEFTYSGPREEVGGILTALDPAVKWLPQQRKCVGLQDAEIIQ from the coding sequence ATGCGGATCGGTAACCCCCTGCCCGTCGGTCTGCGCAGGAAGCCCTCCGTCCGGATGTGGATCTGGCTGACCGTGGCGCTCGTCGCCGTGGCCGGCGGCCTCCGCTACGTCGACAGCCACCGCGTCTCCGCCGCCCCGCACGCGGACCACGCCAAGTGCGACGAGGTCGTCTCCCGCCTGCCCGACGACATACCCGGTGCCTCGCGCGACTGGACCCTCGGAGAGGGCGTCGCGGCCTGGGGCGGCCGGTCCGCGGTGTTCCGCTGCGGCGCCGAGGAACTGCCGCCCAACATCAACCTCTGCGTCACGGTCGACGGCGTCGACTGGGTCCTGGACGAGGAGCGGCTCCAGCGCGACGGCGTGAGCGTCCTGCGCACCTACGGCCGCTCACCGGCCGTGGAGTTCACGTACTCCGGCCCGCGCGAGGAGGTCGGGGGCATCCTGACCGCGCTCGACCCCGCCGTGAAGTGGCTCCCGCAGCAGCGCAAGTGCGTCGGCCTCCAGGACGCCGAGATCATCCAGTAG
- a CDS encoding sigma-70 family RNA polymerase sigma factor, translating to MAERFEQDRPRLRAVAYRILGSLGEADDALQDAWLRADRADTSGVENPSGWLTTVVARVCLNMLRARDTRREDPLDDATDRRPATALPGARTADPAEEVQLADEVGIALLIVLDTLGPAERLAFVLHDMFDVPFDDIAAMLDKTPAATRQLASRARRRVRGVPAPDADAPRRRRAVDAYLAATRGGDFDALVALLHPDVVLRADAAVVPTPGPIEITGVEPVARGAMASMARARFTGVLLVDGRLGLAMAENGRLRVVLRFTFADDGLITGIDVIAEPGRLSTLDISGIG from the coding sequence ATGGCAGAGCGCTTCGAACAGGACCGTCCCCGGCTGCGTGCCGTCGCGTACCGCATCCTCGGTTCCCTCGGCGAGGCCGACGACGCCCTCCAGGACGCCTGGCTGCGCGCCGACCGCGCGGACACCTCCGGCGTGGAGAATCCTTCCGGCTGGCTCACCACCGTCGTCGCCCGGGTCTGCCTCAACATGCTGCGCGCCCGCGACACCCGCCGCGAGGACCCCCTGGACGACGCGACGGACCGCCGGCCCGCCACCGCCCTGCCCGGCGCCCGCACCGCGGATCCCGCGGAGGAGGTCCAGCTCGCCGACGAGGTGGGCATCGCCCTGCTGATCGTCCTGGACACCCTGGGTCCCGCCGAGCGGCTGGCCTTCGTCCTGCACGACATGTTCGACGTGCCCTTCGACGACATCGCCGCGATGCTCGACAAGACCCCCGCGGCCACCCGGCAACTGGCCAGCCGCGCCCGCCGCCGGGTGCGGGGCGTGCCCGCGCCCGACGCCGACGCGCCCCGCCGGCGCCGGGCGGTCGACGCCTATCTGGCGGCCACCCGCGGCGGCGACTTCGACGCGCTGGTCGCGCTGCTCCACCCGGACGTGGTGCTGCGCGCGGACGCGGCGGTCGTGCCGACTCCCGGGCCGATCGAGATCACCGGCGTGGAGCCGGTCGCCCGGGGCGCGATGGCCTCGATGGCCCGCGCCCGGTTCACCGGCGTGCTGCTCGTGGACGGCCGGCTGGGCCTGGCGATGGCCGAGAACGGCAGGCTGCGGGTGGTGCTCCGCTTCACCTTCGCGGACGACGGGCTCATCACCGGCATCGACGTGATCGCGGAGCCCGGCCGGCTGAGCACACTGGACATCTCCGGCATAGGGTGA
- a CDS encoding GntR family transcriptional regulator, translating to MPGPSGGAAVTRSTLRQQIADALRDEVLAGRLRPGQEFTVKEIADQYGVSATPVREALVDLSAQGLLDADHHRGFRVHEYSVDDFRSMIEARSLVTDGMFLALLADRRDGPSPDDPRIAAALAGVRRRGEEAQRAAAAGELTVLIGYDLRYWRELAVLFGNRYLADFLHRLRVQSWVCTVQHLRRLSDLRGALWSGHTELVDALARLDAPAARSLVDAYNAHSLALIERLADG from the coding sequence ATGCCCGGCCCCAGCGGCGGCGCCGCCGTCACCCGCAGCACCCTGCGGCAGCAGATCGCCGACGCGCTCCGCGACGAGGTGCTCGCCGGGCGGCTCCGGCCGGGGCAGGAGTTCACCGTCAAGGAGATCGCCGACCAGTACGGGGTGTCCGCGACGCCCGTACGCGAAGCGCTGGTCGACCTGTCGGCACAGGGGCTGCTCGACGCCGACCACCACCGCGGCTTCCGCGTCCACGAGTACTCGGTCGACGACTTCCGGAGCATGATCGAGGCCCGCAGCCTCGTCACCGACGGGATGTTCCTCGCCCTCCTCGCCGACCGGCGGGACGGACCGAGCCCGGACGACCCGCGGATCGCCGCCGCTCTCGCCGGGGTCCGCCGCCGCGGCGAGGAGGCGCAGCGCGCCGCCGCGGCCGGGGAACTGACCGTCCTCATCGGCTACGACCTGCGCTACTGGCGCGAGCTGGCCGTCCTGTTCGGCAACCGCTACCTCGCCGACTTCCTGCACCGGCTGCGCGTGCAGAGCTGGGTGTGCACGGTGCAGCACCTGCGCCGGCTCAGCGACCTGCGGGGCGCGCTGTGGTCCGGGCACACGGAACTGGTCGACGCCCTCGCCCGCCTCGACGCCCCGGCCGCGCGCTCGCTCGTCGACGCGTACAACGCCCACTCGCTCGCCCTCATCGAGCGGCTCGCCGACGGATGA
- a CDS encoding aspartate aminotransferase family protein, whose protein sequence is MTPQPHPQAGAAVKAADRAHVFHSWSAQELIDPLAVAGAEGSYFWDYEGKRYLDLASGLVYTNIGYQHPKVVAAIQEQAARMTTFAPAFAVEARSEAARLIAERTPGDLDKIFFTNGGADAVEHAVRMARLHTGRPKVLSAYRSYHGGTQQAVNLTGDPRRWASDSGTAGVVHFWAPFLYRSRFYAETEEQECARALEHLETTIAFEGPGSVAAIILETVPGTAGIMLPPAGYLAGVREICDKYGIVFVLDEVMAGFGRTGTWFAADLYDVVPDLMTFAKGVNSGYVPLGGVAISARIAETFAERPYPGGLTYSGHPLACAAAVATINVMEEEGIVAHAARLGAEVVEPALRELAERHPSVGDVRGVGMFWALELVKNRETREPLVPYNATGQAATPMNAFAASAKAHGVWPFVNMNRTHVVPPCNVSEAELKEGLAALDTALSVADEYTE, encoded by the coding sequence ATGACCCCTCAGCCCCATCCCCAGGCCGGCGCCGCCGTGAAGGCCGCGGACCGCGCGCACGTCTTCCACTCCTGGTCCGCGCAGGAGCTCATCGACCCGCTCGCCGTCGCCGGCGCCGAGGGGTCGTACTTCTGGGACTACGAAGGGAAGCGCTACCTCGACCTCGCCAGCGGTCTCGTCTACACCAACATCGGGTACCAGCACCCCAAGGTCGTCGCCGCGATCCAGGAGCAGGCCGCGCGGATGACGACCTTCGCGCCCGCGTTCGCCGTCGAGGCGCGCTCGGAGGCGGCCCGGCTGATCGCCGAGCGGACGCCCGGCGACCTGGACAAGATCTTTTTCACCAACGGCGGCGCCGACGCCGTGGAGCACGCCGTGCGCATGGCCCGGCTGCACACCGGGCGGCCGAAGGTGCTGTCGGCGTACCGCTCGTACCACGGCGGCACCCAGCAGGCGGTCAACCTCACCGGCGACCCGCGCCGCTGGGCCTCGGACAGCGGCACGGCCGGTGTCGTGCACTTCTGGGCGCCCTTCCTGTACCGCTCGCGCTTCTACGCCGAGACCGAGGAGCAGGAGTGCGCGCGGGCCCTGGAGCACCTGGAGACGACGATCGCCTTCGAGGGCCCGGGGTCCGTCGCCGCGATCATCCTGGAGACCGTGCCGGGCACCGCCGGGATCATGCTGCCGCCGGCCGGCTACCTGGCCGGGGTGCGCGAGATCTGCGACAAGTACGGGATCGTCTTCGTGCTCGACGAGGTCATGGCCGGCTTCGGGCGCACCGGCACGTGGTTCGCGGCCGACCTGTACGACGTGGTGCCGGACCTGATGACCTTCGCCAAGGGTGTGAACTCGGGCTACGTGCCGCTGGGCGGCGTCGCGATCTCCGCACGGATCGCCGAGACCTTCGCCGAGCGGCCCTACCCGGGCGGGCTGACCTACTCCGGGCACCCGCTGGCCTGCGCCGCCGCCGTCGCCACGATCAACGTGATGGAGGAGGAGGGCATCGTCGCACACGCGGCCCGCCTCGGCGCCGAGGTCGTCGAGCCGGCGCTGCGGGAGCTGGCCGAGCGCCACCCGAGCGTGGGCGACGTGCGCGGGGTCGGCATGTTCTGGGCGCTGGAGCTGGTGAAGAACCGGGAGACCCGGGAACCGCTGGTGCCCTACAACGCGACCGGTCAGGCCGCCACCCCGATGAACGCCTTCGCCGCCTCCGCCAAGGCGCACGGCGTGTGGCCCTTCGTGAACATGAACCGGACCCATGTCGTGCCGCCGTGCAACGTCTCCGAGGCGGAGCTGAAGGAGGGCCTGGCGGCCCTGGACACGGCACTGTCCGTGGCGGACGAGTACACGGAGTAG
- a CDS encoding DJ-1/PfpI family protein gives MNGTRKPVHLAVYDTLADWETGHATAFLARAGYPVRTVAATTAPVTSIGGLRVQPDLALSGLRPEDSSLLILPGADLWDTTDDLAPFARTARTFLDAGVPVAAICGATAGLAREGLLDDRAHTSAVSFYLAATGYAGGGRYVEADAVTDGGLITAGPTEPVAFAREVLGLLGVYEGEVLDAWYRLFHDSDPEAYAVLERAGAE, from the coding sequence ATGAACGGCACCCGCAAGCCCGTCCACCTCGCCGTGTACGACACCCTGGCCGACTGGGAGACGGGCCACGCGACGGCCTTCCTGGCCCGCGCCGGGTACCCGGTCCGCACGGTCGCCGCCACCACCGCCCCCGTCACCAGCATCGGCGGCCTGCGCGTCCAGCCCGACCTCGCCCTGTCCGGCCTGCGCCCCGAGGACAGCTCCCTGCTGATCCTCCCGGGCGCCGACCTGTGGGACACGACGGACGACCTCGCCCCCTTCGCCCGCACCGCCCGCACCTTCCTGGACGCCGGTGTGCCCGTCGCCGCCATCTGCGGCGCCACCGCCGGACTGGCCCGCGAGGGCCTGCTCGACGACCGCGCGCACACCAGCGCCGTCTCCTTCTACCTCGCGGCCACCGGCTACGCGGGCGGCGGGCGGTACGTGGAGGCCGACGCGGTCACCGACGGCGGTCTGATCACCGCGGGGCCCACCGAGCCGGTCGCCTTCGCCCGCGAGGTCCTCGGCCTGCTCGGGGTGTACGAGGGAGAGGTGCTGGACGCCTGGTACCGGTTGTTCCACGACTCGGACCCGGAGGCGTACGCCGTGCTGGAGAGGGCCGGCGCCGAGTGA